The following coding sequences are from one Salinicoccus sp. Bachu38 window:
- the pdxT gene encoding pyridoxal 5'-phosphate synthase glutaminase subunit PdxT, whose product MRIGILALQGAVREHQRMVEACGQEAVAIKRVDELTHIDGLILPGGESTTMRRLMDRYGFTEALRESALPMFGTCAGVILLAERVIGQEEGHLGKLDVTVERNSFGRQVDSFEAELDVRGLEEKALAVFIRAPHIDATGEDVQVLSKVGEKIVAVRSDRHLGISFHPELTDSLLFHRYFIDMVKENMAKEVLA is encoded by the coding sequence ATGAGAATCGGCATACTCGCCTTGCAGGGTGCTGTAAGGGAACACCAGAGGATGGTCGAGGCATGTGGACAGGAAGCGGTCGCCATTAAGCGTGTGGACGAGCTGACACACATTGATGGCCTCATTCTCCCGGGTGGAGAATCCACCACAATGCGGCGCCTCATGGACCGCTACGGTTTCACAGAGGCGCTGAGGGAAAGTGCCCTGCCGATGTTCGGCACTTGTGCCGGTGTCATACTGCTCGCTGAAAGGGTCATCGGTCAGGAAGAGGGGCATCTCGGCAAGCTCGACGTCACCGTCGAACGCAATTCGTTCGGCAGGCAGGTGGACAGCTTCGAGGCGGAACTCGATGTCCGGGGCCTTGAAGAGAAGGCACTTGCCGTCTTCATTCGGGCACCGCATATCGATGCTACGGGTGAAGATGTGCAGGTACTGTCCAAAGTAGGTGAGAAGATCGTCGCAGTGCGTTCCGATCGTCATCTCGGCATCTCCTTCCATCCGGAACTGACGGATTCACTCCTCTTCCATAGGTACTTCATCGATATGGTGAAGGAGAACATGGCAAAAGAAGTGTTGGCATAA
- the pdxS gene encoding pyridoxal 5'-phosphate synthase lyase subunit PdxS yields the protein MQQTGTERVKRGMAEMQKGGVIMDVVNAEQAKVAEAAGAVAVMALERVPSDIRAAGGVARACNPRIVEEVMNAVSIPVMAKCRIGHITEARVLEAMGVDYIDESEVLTPADEVFHLKKDDYTVPFVCGCRNIGEAARRIGEGAAMLRTKGEPGTGNIVEAVRHMRMVNQQVRQIAVMSDDELMTEAKNHGAPYDILKEIKELGKLPVVNFAAGGVATPQDAALMMELGADGVFVGSGVFKSDNPEKFAKAIVEATTHYQDYELIGKLAKELGTAMKGLDINQLSLEDRMQERGW from the coding sequence ATGCAGCAGACAGGTACTGAGAGAGTCAAAAGAGGAATGGCGGAAATGCAGAAGGGTGGCGTCATCATGGACGTCGTCAATGCGGAGCAGGCGAAGGTGGCTGAGGCGGCAGGTGCCGTGGCAGTCATGGCCCTGGAGCGTGTCCCTTCCGATATCCGTGCAGCCGGCGGTGTGGCAAGGGCGTGTAACCCGAGAATCGTCGAGGAAGTGATGAATGCCGTATCCATACCGGTCATGGCGAAATGTAGAATCGGTCATATCACGGAAGCACGTGTGCTGGAAGCGATGGGCGTCGACTACATCGACGAATCAGAAGTGCTGACACCGGCAGATGAAGTATTCCATTTGAAAAAGGATGACTACACAGTACCGTTTGTTTGCGGATGCCGGAATATCGGCGAAGCGGCCAGACGTATCGGAGAAGGTGCAGCCATGCTCAGAACGAAAGGGGAGCCGGGCACAGGCAACATTGTGGAAGCGGTGAGGCATATGCGCATGGTCAACCAGCAGGTCCGTCAGATCGCTGTAATGAGCGATGACGAGCTTATGACCGAGGCGAAGAACCACGGTGCGCCATATGACATTCTGAAGGAAATAAAAGAATTGGGCAAACTGCCCGTCGTCAACTTTGCAGCCGGAGGTGTAGCGACACCGCAGGATGCGGCACTGATGATGGAACTTGGTGCAGATGGCGTGTTCGTCGGCTCCGGTGTATTCAAGTCCGATAATCCTGAGAAGTTCGCCAAAGCGATTGTGGAGGCAACGACGCACTATCAGGACTATGAACTGATCGGCAAGCTTGCGAAGGAGCTCGGTACAGCAATGAAAGGCCTCGACATCAACCAGCTCTCCCTCGAAGACAGGATGCAGGAGCGCGGCTGGTAA